In Candidatus Effluviviaceae Genus V sp., the following are encoded in one genomic region:
- the rpmB gene encoding 50S ribosomal protein L28 → MSKRCEICGKRPRVGHNVSHSHNTTKRRWLPNLQRVKVVIDGTPKKIYVCTTCIRSGAIDRYKRVTG, encoded by the coding sequence ATGTCGAAGCGATGCGAGATCTGCGGCAAGAGGCCCCGGGTGGGACACAACGTCAGCCACTCGCACAACACCACGAAGCGCAGGTGGCTTCCCAATCTCCAGCGGGTCAAGGTCGTGATCGACGGCACACCGAAGAAGATCTATGTCTGCACCACGTGCATTCGGTCGGGTGCCATCGACCGCTACAAGCGCGTCACGGGATAG
- a CDS encoding anti-sigma factor antagonist (This anti-anti-sigma factor, or anti-sigma factor antagonist, belongs to a family that includes characterized members SpoIIAA, RsbV, RsfA, and RsfB.) codes for MRVKTEMKGEIAVVHANGKLMGGSESDALRDEVKKLLEDGVRKFVINLKGVPWINSTGLGALMSVYTSVQREDGELKLCHVSDRIQSLFMITKLLTIFDTHHSQDEAVAAFQ; via the coding sequence GTGCGGGTCAAGACGGAGATGAAGGGTGAGATCGCGGTCGTCCATGCGAACGGGAAGCTGATGGGCGGTTCCGAGAGCGACGCTCTCAGGGACGAGGTCAAGAAGCTCCTCGAGGACGGCGTGCGGAAGTTCGTCATCAACCTGAAGGGCGTTCCGTGGATCAACTCGACCGGGCTCGGCGCCTTGATGTCGGTCTACACGAGCGTGCAGCGCGAGGACGGCGAGCTGAAGCTCTGCCACGTCTCGGACCGGATCCAGAGCCTGTTCATGATCACGAAGCTGCTGACGATCTTCGACACGCATCACTCGCAGGATGAGGCCGTGGCCGCCTTCCAGTAG